The following DNA comes from Deinococcus sp. YIM 134068.
CGAGGGCCGCCTGCACCACGTGGGTGGGGTGGCGGATGGAGGCGGCGAGAACTTTGGTCGTGATGTCCCCCATCACGTACGCCTCCTTGATCTGGCGGATCAGCTCGATGCCGTCCCAGCCGATGTCGTCCACGCGGCCCGCGAAGGGGCTGATGTAGGTGGCCCCGGCGCGCGCGGCGAGGAGCGCCTGGGGCACGGAGAAGCACAGGGTCACGTTCGTCTTGATGCCCTCGTCGGTCAGGGCGCGGCAGGCCTGGAGTCCGGCGGGCGTGAGCGGCAGCTTGACGACGACGTGCTCGCTCCACGCGGCGACCTCGCGGCCCTCGCGGACCATGCCCGCCGCGTCGAGGGACGTGACCTCCGCGCTGATCGCGCCGCCGACGAGCGCGGCGATCTCCTGAATGACTTCCTTGAACTCTCGCCCCGACGAGGCGACGAGGCTGGGGTTGGTGGTGACGCCCGACAGGACGCCCCAGGCGTTGATCTCGCGCACCTCGTCGACGATGGCCGTATCGATGAAGAATTCCATGTGTTGCCCCCTTGCGTGCATTGTATGGGCTTTCGGACGGGTCCGCCCGGCAAGTCCACGAGTACACCACGTCCGGTCCGCCCCGAAATAGGACGAAGGGCGGATTGACCCCGCCATGCTGCGCCCCTACCATGAGCGTGGCCCCGGCAGC
Coding sequences within:
- the fsa gene encoding fructose-6-phosphate aldolase, with amino-acid sequence MEFFIDTAIVDEVREINAWGVLSGVTTNPSLVASSGREFKEVIQEIAALVGGAISAEVTSLDAAGMVREGREVAAWSEHVVVKLPLTPAGLQACRALTDEGIKTNVTLCFSVPQALLAARAGATYISPFAGRVDDIGWDGIELIRQIKEAYVMGDITTKVLAASIRHPTHVVQAALAGADVATIPYKVFTQMVKHPLTTAGLDGFLKDWAKRAGASPETPSSEAGTNPQPSPGAQVPEPAPTK